The Cololabis saira isolate AMF1-May2022 chromosome 5, fColSai1.1, whole genome shotgun sequence genome segment GGATGTGCTGCTGCAGTTTCACACCTGTGAGGGATCTTTGAACAACCTGAAGGAACAGGTGGGCACTCACGGAGACTGGGTACACATTCTATTCACCTTTTAAACACCTGTTAGCCTGCGAGTAAAACTACACTGAAAAAATACATCACGGCAAgttaaatgtgatttatttaaacatattcaTCAAAATATTAGACTATTACTTTACTAAGGATTTTACTGTTATCTCAATTATAGTTCAGGGTAAAATTATGCATCAGTCCCTTTGTACAGTAGCTTTTGCTTGTATTCCCCTGCAGGTGACGATCTCCAACCAGCGTCTTCCTGAAATCCTGGCCCAGGTTTCGAATGTGACGGCTCGACTGGAACCCTACCAGTACCTGCATGACCAGGGCCTGTACACGACGCTGGCTCTGCGCCAGCTGGGCCAGGAGCTCATCCAGTTGGAGATGGACATCGACGTTGTCCACAGACAGCGCAACAATTACCAAACAAGGAAACTCACAGAAGAGGtgcagccaaaaaaaaaacaatacatttttttaaaaggtagCATATTGAAGCTCGCCGTCATTATGACAGGTCATGagcaagtaaaataaaatatttcaagACAATAATGTAACAACAGATCAAAACTGAGTTATTAAACCTACTAAATTGCATGTCCGGTGTTTTTATAGGTGGACAAACTGCATAAAGATGTAAAGAAGATgcaaacatcagacacaatTAATATGAAAACTGTCAAAGAGAAACTGCGCTACCTGAAGAACAATGTGGAATCCTGCAAGTCAATCCCCAAAGACTACAGAAGtaagtgcgtgcgtgcgtgcgtgcgtgcgtgcgtgcgtgcgtgcgtgcgtgcgtgcgtgcgtgcgggtGCGTGCAGTGGGGGGGATAGGTGAGGTATCGGGTAATCTGAGTGAGGTGTAAATTGTTATAGGATTAAGATTTAGTCCTCTATAGCGCCCATTCTGAGAAGCTCTTAGCCCAGCTACCCTTCATTATTCTTTCATGATTTGCTTCAGGAATCAAACTTGTGCCCTTTCAGGGACGGAAACTGAGATATCGTACAGCGAGCTCATTTTTACAAACCCTCTTATTTTTGTTTCCAGGCCAGCACAGATACTGCCGCAGAGGCCTGATCACCAACATCAGCGACCCTATCACCACTAAGGTCAGTCCTCATGGAAAGAGCTACATCTCTGGTTCGTGGGGCAAACAGGCACAAATAGACAGTGAGAAGCAGAGAAACAGCTATTGGGTTCAGCCGCTACTCAGCAGCAACATCTGGGGAAACACCCTGCGTGTTTATCAAACCTACGAAGACTTCATGGCCTCCACCGGCCATAAGGATTTTACCATTGCTCCATCCTACACTCACGCCAATACCATTGAAGGTCCCAGTGCCGTCCTGTACGGTGATGCTCTGTACTATCACTGTTACGGCTCTGCAGATGTCTGCCGCTACAACTTGAGCAGCAACAGTGTCAAACGGGTAACACTTCCAGGCACCGGTGTAGGTTTCAAAAACAAATTCCCATATTGTTATTATGACTGCCGCGCTAACAGTGATGTGGACGTGGAGGCAGACGAGACAGGATTGTGGGCGCTCTACGCAACTGTTGGTAACCATGGTAATCTCGTGGTGAGCAGGCTAGTCTGGGACGAGGAGACTCAAACTCTCAATGTGACGCAGACGTGGGAGACGAGACTGTTCAAGAAGGCAGTGAGCAATGCTTTTATGGTGTGTGGTGTGATGTACGCCACTCGTTATGTGGACGAGTACCGTGAGGAAGTCTTCTACGCTTTTGACACAGCCACGGGGAAAGAGGACAACTCACTTGCTCTGCCACTGGAGAAGGTCGCTAAAGGAGTAGCCAGTCTGAGCTACAACCCCACCAACAGGCAGATCTACATGTACAATGATGGATACCTTCTGGCCTATCAGGCCCACTTCTAAGCTGAAGCTGATTGAATCGACAACTTCTGAGCAGTTATGTTCACAAGTCATAAGAGTAAAAACaccaaagaagtaaaaaaaatacagcttAATCTATTCTGAAAGCAACATTAGTTGCTGGCTAATTAAAAAGCTAACATGTGCATTAACAAATATTCACGAATCCACAATAAATAACTCCAATAACAATTGTTGtgatgtgtgttttcttttgatTTGAAGATAACAAAATGGTGTTGTTTGTGGATAACTTGACGAGGATTTGCCTAACAGAGTGATTTTCAGTTTGTAACATTGCTGATTAATGATAGAAGAATCTATCCTGAGGATCTTAAATGACCTTTTCAGGTCTTAGATGGAAATACATTAGAGCAAGGTTCtgtcaaaactacttaaaggagcttgaggccggattgaggcaggatttatgaaaaaaattcgtatacgttttaagttttctagtaataatgtcagatgaagcgttccaaacccaaaagaatgagccctctagtgcaggggttcttaacctttctgacctcgaggcccaattttttcagtacagagcggCCCAGGGCCCAAGTAAAAaccttgtcaaataaaatgatcatcacAGACTTTTATGAAACATGTCAATGTTAACATGCACATGTCAAGCTTGATTTATACTAGGACAAATCAATCAGTTCAggcttattaataaaaaaagatcaataattagattttacttaaataaaaaaggaaggactcagaataaaaaatatatatacatataaatcaatcaatggatGGCAATAGAGCGGGTCGTACAATGATTGGAAGGTCGGCAGTTCGAATCCCGCtacgtcccagttgctgtcgtagtgtccttgggcaagacaccttacccaccttgccccgtgtgaatgtttttgaatgtttggtggtggtcggaggggccgactgacgcttctgtcagtctgcaaggcagctgtggctacaaacgtaccttaccaccaccggtgagaatgtgtaggaatgaataatggtctctgtaaaaagcgctctgggtgtcttgaagggcgctaaataaaaccaagccattattattaataaaaagtaaaataaatacattcaaaataatgttaaattaaataaactgtaaataaaattgaaataaagtgcaaatgaaactatatttgtgcatagcagaaccagaagaatctttattttctttcatatacatatttaaaaaaaaatacaatttcctTTTTATCTGCAGCTCTTAATGAGACACTTGGGCCTCTGAGACACAATCAGGTCCAGTCTGGGTGGAATGGGGGAAAGGCTCACTCTCAGAGTAGCATGCAGTGttgctctgagtctgtttcAGGCTTTGGGCTTAGTTGTGGCCACGATggagaatataaaaataaaggatcacgccgcgctcgctctccCCGTTGCTGGGCGCAGACCAAGTAATCAAGCCCTGATACTGGCAGATCCAAGCCGACTCTGAGCGCAGACCAAGTAAACGATCCCTTATCCTGGCGGATTTAAACCTATTTTGTGCAAAACAAAGGATTTTCTCCGTAAATACAGGCCTTAATAGTACACGTGCAGCTAGATGAgtgtccgaggtaaatggaacgagCCGTGGCATTATTCTCCTCTTTTATAGAGCTCCCCCGCTTCTTCCTCTTGGTTCCCTCCTCCACcggcagatgtgacgtcacatgacgctgcatgcgcgttctccccgttctcccgtgccggcttcgctgttggctgcagtacccccgacggccgtcgtggtgaagggtggcgctagagagtctcatttcttaaaaggagcctcatgctcctttaacaaaacCATGACCAAAACCATTGTCCACAGAAATTCTTTGGTTTCTAAATTAAAGCCTGCTAAAATGATTTTACAAGGCAGATAAAAGCCAATTAATAAATCATTTGAAAACTCTGAAAAACGTACTAGAAAATAACAATGAGAATCTCAATAAAAGAACATGATGTATGCTAAACCTAAGAGCGGTAGAGGATGCTGCCCGGTGTATagattaggcaaggcaaggtttATTTGTTGAGCACAATTCATAcacaaggcaattcaaagtgctttactacAATTTGCTACATAAAATCATTACAGGGCACactaaatcattaaaaaaaacatattaatgAATGATTAATGAACCTGAGACAAGTGGTATCAGCTGACACCAGTACAAGGTTTGTCTTTGTATGTCATTATGCAAGACGTACAAGAGAGTGAAGAAAAAGACAAGTTGATTCAGATTTGCACTGATGGTGCACtcttaataataaataagcaaGGAGTCGATATTGTCAGTGTTATCATCAATAGAAGCTGAAAAAACCTACATTCTGATTTGGATTTTTGTGTACCTGTGTATTCAGTACTGGTTTTGGTCATTTTTGCAAAGTTTACCATGTATCACTCCCAGTAACAATGCCAGTGGGAAACCCTGTATTTACACATGGGAGCAGATATTTGTGCTGCAAAAATATCATGCAATGTGTACAGTCAAACCACAAATCCAGAGGAGCTGTAGAGGATGTAGGGGGAAAACTGAGCAAGAAGGGGAATTGTCAATAATCTTTCCTCAACCTTGATGAAGATTACGAGTTTACTTGTGAGTAAACTGCATTTGGAGCACTGTACAGGAAAGCACAGGAATATTGGAAACACAAGCAAGCCCTTCaaagtgtttgttttcttcgttgtttttttccctctttcttaaGACCTTTTACATACTGTACCAGCCTACTCTCAGGATTCTACTCTCGTATAAAATTAGAGATGCACCAATCaccaaaggcaaggcaaggcaagttaatttatatagcacaattcaacacaaggtaattcaaagtgctttacatcaacattaaaagcggcaagacacaattaaaacataaataacaaataaaattaaagctgcaagcagcgatgaacggaccctcgcacccttgtgcacgttcaggcgtgctgcagtggaagcttgtatgacttgcatgtagattcttcagtccTGGaaatttagcggatgacaccacccacgactctctatgtcaaaccattcaaaagttatggcagaaagtaggaactattgaatatcgaccaatcagatgaaggagcggggctaattcatgccaatgaaggtcaagtactcaaaactgagtcagatgacaccacccatgactctttatgtcagaccatttaaaggttatggcagaaagtaggggggctcgctttttggcgtctatcgtcgccacggtaatgcttttgactgagaaaagtaatgcgcgtcgtcacaggatcgagacgcacattttgatgtataacacacctgggtgcacattacggttcgggccatattaactgccgaagaaatggcataaatttcgccaaaattacacgattcatttaaaatggccgacttcctgttcggtttcggccatggcgccaagaaacttttttttgcgacatgatacaggtgtgtactgatttttcgtgcatgtacgtcaaaccgtattgtggggcttgttgggggctgttgagccattttgccacgcccattaatgcaaaccattaaatatcaaatttttcgccaggcctggcttgcgtgcaaaatttggtgacttttggggcacgtttaggggggcaaaaaggccctcattttgttggaagaagaaaaaaaaaaaggataaggaaaattcctacagatacaataggtgctcgggccctaacaaggaaaaaataaattcctacagatacaatagggccttcgcactgtaattGCTCGggccttaataataaaaagcacaagttgttaaaaaataagggcagtagagtacagcaggtaagtatttaatttaggagtacccttcagtaaacagtaatgtttttaggcctgatttaaaggagctgacagttggagcagacctcaggtctacaggaagtttgttccaacggtgaggagcagaataactgaacgctgcctcaccttgcttggttcttgttcttgggacacacaacaaaccagatccagatgaacctcaggggtctgggagcttcataaggaactaacagatccagcatgtattttggtccaagaccattcaggtctttgtagaccagcaggaagatttgAAACTCTAtccctttgactcactggaagccagtgtagtgatttcatgaccggtataatatggtccagtttcctggtgtttgtaaggactctggcggcctggttctggatcagctgcagctgcctgatttatttcttgttaaggcctgtaaagatgccattgcaataatccaacttactgaaaatgaatgcatgaa includes the following:
- the LOC133444653 gene encoding olfactomedin-like encodes the protein MLLLPLLLLLTATDVGWAQRVLGQKKSGACVCEVNSTMWSFPAARFEDVLLQFHTCEGSLNNLKEQVTISNQRLPEILAQVSNVTARLEPYQYLHDQGLYTTLALRQLGQELIQLEMDIDVVHRQRNNYQTRKLTEEVDKLHKDVKKMQTSDTINMKTVKEKLRYLKNNVESCKSIPKDYRSQHRYCRRGLITNISDPITTKVSPHGKSYISGSWGKQAQIDSEKQRNSYWVQPLLSSNIWGNTLRVYQTYEDFMASTGHKDFTIAPSYTHANTIEGPSAVLYGDALYYHCYGSADVCRYNLSSNSVKRVTLPGTGVGFKNKFPYCYYDCRANSDVDVEADETGLWALYATVGNHGNLVVSRLVWDEETQTLNVTQTWETRLFKKAVSNAFMVCGVMYATRYVDEYREEVFYAFDTATGKEDNSLALPLEKVAKGVASLSYNPTNRQIYMYNDGYLLAYQAHF